One genomic segment of Candidatus Methylomirabilota bacterium includes these proteins:
- a CDS encoding ABC transporter substrate-binding protein, protein MVRRTSVMHKDVAREKGVTEQSPLMDKIKALKGLKLSGVAVGSFSYQVMLYYLLKAGIDPQKDVELIGIGAGPAMVLALEQRKVDAFATGTPVPDAAVHRGFGVMIVDNAAGEDPDFSEFMMNSIIIHPDYAKQHPEIVRKVARALVRANRWLAENPAEAAVASMKPFLGRLDDAIILAGLKKVRLGIPPDGRITERASKLTQDFMTKIGALKAPIPYEALVTHDFLPK, encoded by the coding sequence ATGGTGCGGCGCACATCGGTCATGCACAAGGATGTGGCCCGGGAGAAAGGCGTCACCGAGCAGAGCCCGCTCATGGACAAGATCAAGGCGCTCAAGGGGCTCAAGCTCTCGGGCGTGGCCGTCGGGTCGTTCTCCTATCAGGTGATGCTCTACTATCTGCTCAAAGCGGGGATCGATCCACAGAAGGACGTCGAGCTCATCGGCATCGGGGCCGGCCCGGCCATGGTCCTGGCGCTCGAGCAGCGCAAGGTGGACGCCTTCGCGACCGGGACCCCCGTCCCTGACGCGGCCGTTCACCGCGGCTTCGGCGTGATGATCGTCGACAATGCCGCCGGCGAGGACCCGGACTTCAGCGAGTTCATGATGAACAGCATCATCATCCACCCTGACTACGCCAAGCAGCACCCGGAGATCGTCCGTAAGGTCGCGCGCGCGCTCGTCCGCGCCAACCGGTGGCTCGCCGAAAACCCGGCCGAGGCGGCGGTGGCCTCAATGAAGCCGTTCCTGGGGCGCCTGGACGACGCGATCATCCTCGCCGGGCTCAAGAAGGTCCGGCTCGGCATTCCGCCCGACGGCCGGATCACCGAGCGGGCCAGCAAGCTCACGCAGGACTTCATGACCAAGATCGGCGCCCTCAAGGCCCCGATCCCGTACGAAGCGCTCGTGACCCACGACTTCCTGCCGAAGTGA